aaaaaaaaaaaaagactctTCAAGCAAAAGAAATTAATGGGTCATTATTCCATCGAAACATATCAAACACGTTTTAAacttataaaacttaaaacttgaTCCTAATATCTCGTCACGTTTCACGTCTTTTAAAATCTTTTCTATAACTCGTTTCATATTACATGATTAGGTGTCAATTTTAAAATTCCATCCTTTCCCCGGTCCAGAGTAAAGGAGAAAAAACACTATAACAACCAATGATAATTTAAAACGAAAACAACAGCAAAGCtacacaattttatttattttcgagaaacaaatattttaatgatttttagaTGAAAATGATTGAGGTGAACTACAagacataaatataaaattgttgggAATACAACCAGAGTCTtacattagaagatcaagatgaAGATCATGAGttaataagataaaaaaaactatattcgTTTGGTGTGATATATTTGGATAAAGTCCAAAAACAAAGTCACAAAAACTTAGGctcaaaatgaacaatattataCCATCATAGAAATATGTGACTTATTATGTTATTCTGCTATACGAGTGACAATTCATCGATATTGGAAACAAATATGAACACCACTTAAGATACATAGACATTGTACTGAAACGTCAAACCATCTTATGTTTCAAGACAAAATCAATTTCTATGTGCAAAACGTACATAGATCGAAACATATTAAAGCCCATAATCAAATGTTGATATGAGATAACGTAAAGTAATCTACGATAATAAATAATTCGAAAAAAACGTGTATATGGCATGATATTGAGTTGTTTAAATGTCGTGGTGTGGATACACATTTGGGCAACTTTTCTTTTTTGCCACCTAATAACAAGATAGAGGAATCTAAAAGAACAAAACCAAGTTCAATTGTGtcgaagcaaaaaaaaaaaggtttcttGTACATGTTAACATGTATTTGGTTAAAGCTAGGATTTGTAAGGGTGCGTACCTTGAGATGAGAGAAAAGAATTCACATCCAAACGATCACACTTTTTAGCCACATTAGATTTTGTAGTTTCTATCAAATCATCGTGAacttgtttttgtttgtttgtttgttttttttaataaaaaaatctaaattttatatataacttTTCTAATTTTCTCTTTGGAAGAATTCAATGGCtcttattaatatatatgtattgcaTGTGTAATACAGGGAATGTATTaccaaattattatatatatacatgaatgGTGGAGCTAATTATAGATAAAGGACTTTAATCACATACACTTTCCACATCATTGAagatacaaaataataatatgttctTTCACATGGGTCCTAATTAAACAAGGATTTCTTGCACTTATATCTAAATCAAAGTTATGTTAAATTTAAGCTTGTCTTTTTGCattcatattaaattttatatatatatttgtgtgtgtgtgtgtgtccaCGACgaaaacatttttttcaatgatttgagacatatcttttgatttttatttaatataaccgtacatttttttcaatgatttgagacatatcttttgatttttatttaatataaccgtattaatatattttatatatgttacgcattttgtaaaatcaattttGAATTATAATGTATTTTTTACCCATTTTAATAGGAcccggggggggggggggggggttctTATGCGTAGACCTGGACCATACCAAACCAATTACATTGAGACAGAGAATCAATCTATGGCCGTCTATCCTCATCCTCTGACGAGATCCTGTACGTTGATCTGCCTCGTCTAGTGTCGCCGATTCGGTTCCGCAAAGTGAAGGATGATGTCTGAAAGTACGGAATTGACCTGACACCGATAATCGAGGCAACTTGACAGTAAGCTGCAGGGCAAGGACAATTTTGGGGGTTTATTTCAACCTGCCCACTCAATATGAGTGATCCCAGGCCATCtccatgtaaaaaaaaaaaaaaattgactcgAAAAAATCCGAGCCATTGGATCGACCCCGGCCCGTTAACCAATTTGGGAGGCAAGAAAGGACTCCATCTCTCCATCCACTGTAGTGTTTTGTTGGTCCCTGTCCAAAACCACTCAACGGGTTACTCTCCCTCACCGCGCGTGTTTCTCTCACTTTTTCTATATTTTCTGGTGAAatgaattgaaaaaataaaaaacaaatttaaaatgaacATAAGTCGGTAGTTTTTCAGTTCTCAAGTGAAAAAATATTAGTGAATGCAAAATCACTTTTTGCAGGCATAAAATTTATAACAATTGATTCTGTTATTTTTTGTGCGTATTGAGTAAGTTCTCAGGTTAACGCAATAGTCTAGTCAGGTAAACCGCATTGGACGATAAGTTTGcctgataaaatatttgtaaGAGAAATCGAACTTTTGATCATTGGCAAAATATTTGTCTACTCTACTCACTCAAACGCTAAGACTTTAACCATTTTTTTTGTTAGTCATACTAGTTATCAgccatttttctttttgtttttgcagtGTATGTGCATTTCAATCCATTTATTTTAACATGCagcaaacattttacatttttgtaattgttttatttatttcgaatatatttcattaaaaataattaactgtatatttttattttaatttaaaaagattaaaagCCCACGCCTTCTGACCCAGCCAGCTGAAATAGGCTAGCCTTCTACTAATTTTTGAAATGATCATATTTGtggatataatttatttgaaatttttatcaaattattacATGTGTCAATTTCACGAGACATAAATCATATCtgactcataaaaaatattatttttattatcaaaattattagtttttattttagatATAGATAAGATGAACCCGTCTAATATTTATAAATctgtaaaatcatatttaaaattcaaataatttattgaatattatgATAAAAAGGAATATTACCAAGCTGGCGTGACACGCGGGAGGTTGTGCGTAGGTGGGTTTGGGTAGAGCTGTGAAACCCCAGCAAGAAAGAtaactaaaaattaattaactaaaaagggtgaaaaataaataataaaattaaaaaattaaaaaggaaGAAAATAGAGAGGGATGAGATGAAGGAAGGGGGCGCACTTTACTACTTTTTTATGTTGTACGCATCAATGGCAGAGAACGCAAGATAGGGAGACTACTCCTTCAATAGAGgagaagaaaaaatatataagttaAAAGAAGAATACTTCAGGACCCCCTACCCATCTAGTCTATTGATTGATTTTCCCCAAAGATAATTATAAAAACAGTTTTAAGCTAGCCGAGGATAGCTAGCAACTACAACTGAGTATTTACATACATGCATGCATATGCTTGTTTGTATGTATTGTTGAGTTTCCGGGATTTGGGGATATGAGTAGTTGTGGTTTTGCTGTAAAGATTggattttttcttgaaaattttcgaCTCTGTGGTTTGTTGGTGGGTAGTTTTAATACTTTTTTGTCGTAAAACCTGGAGGAATTGAAGAAAGTGGTGGATATTGGGTGTTTGATTTGGTTCGTAAATGAGGGGGATGCCCTTACCCTTTGATTTTGAGGGGCCGGGGGTGTTAGATTTGGAGCGGGTTGTGGAGAAAAGTGATTTTTTTACTGATTGTGGCACCCtttcctttgattttttcaagaaaaattgtTTCTTGGATAGCAGTTTTGTTGAGCCCACGTCTGTCCTGGATTCTGCAAGGATTTCTAGCCGGCCCACATCTTCCTCAACCCTGTCTTCTTCTTTCTGTGGCGGTGGCGGCGGTGCCCCATCTACCGACACGGCGGAGGTGGCGGCGGTTTCGGACACAAACCCATCTCCCAAGTGGCAGCAAGATTCGACTACTGCCACCAGCTCCAATGTCGCACGAGTTGATTCCGAACTCCTCCCTGTTCCGACGTCTCTTGAGACCGGAATAGCCTGCGGCGGCGGTGTTGTAAACGCGGAGAAATGTTCTATGGAGGATTGGGAGAGTGTGCTGTCGGAGTCTGTCGCTGTTTCTCCGACTCAAGAACAGTCTATTCTCCGGATGATCATGGGGGATGCGGAGGATACTGGAATGGAAAATCTGAATAAGGGTCTTCAATTTAGCGGTGGTGGCAGTTCAGCTGCGGCGGAGTTTGAGTTCAGTGCGGGGTTTGGAGCTGTGGATCAAAGCTTTGGTGGTGACCAATTTGGCGCACATTTTATGCCCACATTTCAAAATTTCCCCAACAGTAGTAATAGATCAAATGCCGAAAATTTTGTTTTGTCTTCAATCGTCCCAAGTAATTATAAGTTTCCTCCAAACTCTAAAAATCTTGTGGATCCTTCTTCAATATCGAACAATCTTGGAGCCGTTGGTCTGCATCATCAAACTACGTTTGATTCTTGTGCAGAAATGAAGCCTCCCATTTTCAATCCCCAGCTGATGATGAACCAGCACCAAATTCAGCAATCTCAGAACCCCTCGTTTAACATACCTCTAACGTTTGTACCACACCAAGAGCAGAATCTTTTTGTGGCTCCTCAGTCGAAAAGGCTCCACACAGGGACTATTTGTGGTGGCCTGGATCCCCGTGGCCAAATATTGAAAGGTTCTTATGAGGATACAGGGCAACACGAGTTGTTCATTAGTAGACAGCAGGCAATTCCTCATCAGCTTCAGTTACTTCCCCAATATCTGCAACATAGGCCCATCGGTTCGGGGCAGAAGCCAAAAATCGACGGTGGGGATGAACCAGGACATTGCCTCCAGCAACAACAGCAGGCAATAATCGACCAGCTGTACAAAGCGGCTGAGCTGGTCCAGACAGGGAATCCTGTACTCGCGCAAGAGATATTGGCGCGGCTCAATCACCAGTTCTCTCCCATTGATAAGCCTTTTCATAGGGCTGCTTTTTATTGCAAGGAGGCGTTGCAATTGCTCCTCCAAACTAACAACAATCTTGACCTGTGTACCACCACTTCTTCCCCATTTAGTCTCATTTTCAAGATCGGTGCTTATAAGGCCTTCTCTGAGATTTCACCCCTAGTACAATTTGCGCATTTTACTTGCAATCAAGCCCTCCTAGAAGCCTTTGACGGATTCCATAGGATTCATATTGTGGATTTTGATATTGGATATGGTGGACAATGGGCCTCTCTCATTCAGGAGCTAGCACTAAGGAACGAGGGCACACCTTCTTTGAAAATCACTGTACTTGCCTCACCCGCGACTCATGATCAGATAGAGCTCGGACTCACTCGGGAAAATCTCGTCCAGTTTGCTAGTGAAATAAATCTAGCATTTGAGTTCGAGGTTATGAGCATGGATTCTTTGAATTCCGGTTCATGGTCTCAGTGTTGGCACACATCCGATGGTGAAGTGGTTGCTGTGAATCTTCCCGTTGGTTCCTTTGTCAATTACCAGTTACCGGTTCCTTTAGTCCTGCACTTTGTGAAACAATTGTCACCAAGAATTGTTGTTTCTGTGGACCGAGGATGTGACAGAACCGATCTTTCATTTGCCAACCATATGATTCACGCCCTTCAATCGTATTCCTACCTCCTCGAGTCACTGGATGCAGCTAATATGAATGCGGATGCCACACAAAAGATCGAGAGGTTTTTTATCCATCCGGGAATCGAAAAAGTTGTCACGGGCCGTTTTCTTTATCCTGAAAAGACACAGCATTGGAGGACTATGTTTCTATCATCCGGCTTCTCCCCAGTAACATTTAGCAATTTCACGGAATCACAAGCCGAATGCCTCATAAAGAAGACCCCCATAAGAGGATTCCAGGTAGAGAAGAGACAGTCATCGCTCATCCTATGTTGGCAACGGAAGGAGTTGATCTCTGCTTCGGCTTGGAGATGCTAACATGATTCTTGATCCAGCTTCACGAACAAGGCGTCTTTCAAGCTTCTGACCTACTGAACTTTAATGAATTTTCTTACCTGAACTTCTGCACTACTAATTCACTCTTAGGCAGATTGTTCCCAACTTTCGGAAAGAAAGAGGTACATTTTAGTACGCGATGTTCTAATATTATAGCTCTATTATTCAGTTTATTGTATTGGCTTTTGTTGGTTTTAATTTAATCATACCCTAGACAGTATTTATGAAACCAGGAAtcgaaataacaaaataatttaatcctttgaatgaaattatgttatggaaGAAATACATTGttgaaaattttgcatattAACACAGGACAATCTTGATCGGTCGAATGGTTTTTGAAACTTTGGTTGTCGAATATGAAAGTTAGCatgaatattttgaatattatctAGTGGAATACAAGTTCATCAATGTTGGATCTGCAGGGGGATTCATTGCTCGGTCTCTTTCAGTAATATCAAACCATGTATTTAattactttattattattatatgattgATATAGTATTTGTTTTGCggcttttaattatgttttggagTGTGTTTTTCTAATGAATCAATCGTGTATGATTGTATGGCAGTAGTTGTATTATAATGACGTAGTTAAGGGTCAATTAGTTTTTATAATTTCTGTCCTAATCAAATCACATGGGGCCTCGTGATTAGTTCAGCCTCGCCTCTTTTCATTtccttaattatttattattctaTTCATTACTTTAATCCCTTGTTGAAATGGTAGTGATACAGGAATTTTTGGATCTTAAATTGCATTTGGATCAAAATGAATCAAATCTCCCTAAGTATAATTCGAATCTTCGACCTTATTTTTTCTCCATCAAATTCATTCGAAAGATTCGCAATTGATCGGATTAGATAGATATTCATTCAACATAACATAAgtgtttgaaggatattgaAATACAAGAATATGTGGAGTTGAGCATGTTGAGAAGCACAAGAGAACGTTCTTTTAATGATATTATTACCAATATTCGATATTGGGTCATTCATGACATTACCATATGACAAGTATTTTACATAGTATAATTaacacaacataaaattttatgttccaCTTGGTGTTCAAAGTTGTtacgttaatttattttaattaaatgtaataAATTTGACTGTTTGAATTTGAGAaacatttctttatttttaatttttaaaaatgaactAATTCGtcattttactttttaatgttATCATCATTTATATGATGATTATCAAAATATAAGGTCAATATTAgttaattcaaaaaaatttttataataataatactttatCCGCCCTAATATATAGTAATATAGTCTTGATTTCTTTTcacataaattaataaaatcattgaaAAAACAAAGTTTACAAatagatgttttattttatctctatttaaatcattcaaaaatattCGTACATTTTTTAATACTTAGTTAAGAGTTtcataaaaaaggaaaaaaaaatcactaaaTGTGAAAACCAGACTATATATTTATgacaattgaaaaaataaaatttatgtaatTGAGACGAAGGTTGGgaaaatgatattaatattgGTCGCTGTGTACATTGtatttgtacaaagagttgcaATTGGAATTAAAATATGAGTAAATCTTttatgagactgtctcacgaatttttatctgtgagacgtgtcaactctatcgatattcacaataaaaagtaatagtcttagtataaaaaataatatttttacatggatgacccaaataagagatctatcttacaaaatacgatccgtgagaccgtctcacacaaatttttgacttaaaatagtcatataaaattgaaaaaggCAACCAAATTGAATGATTGACAGCCATGAATGAAACTTGATGTGGACACTCATAAAATTGACAAAGTCCAAAAACTAAAAGCAATTGAGATATATGGGAAGGAATTTTACTTTTGCCTAAAAATGTATAACTTTCGATAAAGGGGAAATTTTCCAAGCTTCAAAAGTTGGCATGGTCAATATAAATTGGACGAAAGATGAACACttacaatttaatttaaaattatgaactcaaaattttaaaataattccgtTTATATATAACTCtagaaaaattacaattttagttatttaaattgacatattttgggttttatttttgaaacttgtcgatatttatttttcattcaataatttggatttttttttgtttcggaCTTTTTCGTCTGAAGTCTCTAAATCAACCAAATATTACACCGATTATCTCCTATATGACTCACATAGCGAGCTATATTATACACATTTAAATTGATCTTGTTTATtacatttgtttttgtttagatttattttaatgtgtgCGATAAGATTTATTATCTCTACAAAAGTTATGTAGGATGAACACCcgtatcaaataaataatattagttTAAGTGACTTCTAGCCAAAAAAAGATtgaaaccaacaaaaaaatCCAATTTATATTACATGAAAACCAaacataattaaacaatttaccGAAACCGAACAAGTTTACATGAAACCGTGGATTTGCCAAATATACGTGGCACAAATTAAGACAAATTCATATTCACGTTGACACGAATGGTTGTGAAAGAAGGAATATATAGCCTGAAGAGATACATATCCCACAAagccaaaataaataaataaatatatatacacacacatatatatgacTTGAAAGTAGATTCTGAAGGAGGGCACCAAATGTAAGTGTCATGTAGTTATGCTTTATTAAAAAAGAAGACCACCCCATCCCatcccaccccaccccaccccttCGATGCATGGAAAGTATGCATGCAACTTTCTCGTTAAGGAATTTGGAAAGTAGACGGGCACTTTTGTAATGCATAAGCCTCCTGCGAGTATGGGAGGTTCGGGTCTTCTTATTTTACAAAAGAAAATTCAGATTTGCTCCAACAATCCATAAATCTTTGCCAGATTTTGTCCTCTTACAACAAATATCATGTTTTCATGCATATACACGTATGAATATTGTTTTAAGTTGTGTGTTAAAAAATGAATATAGGCACAGACAGTTGGGGGAAAAAAGGTCAGCCGTACGAGCATCCTAGGCAAATGAGCATATATAAAGTAATTAAAGTGGGAAAAGGGTGGTTATATGTTGTAATTTGTGTTACGTACACGGGTGGTGTGAGTGTGCCAAGAAACCAAATCTTCTCCCCAtctcaaaaaaataatgttattttCCAGATTCTGCAACGGGACAAGCTTCTCAatcaattacaaaaaaatatattcatgaaTATATGTGGTGgctttcatatatataatttaaaattttagaaagaaaTTATGAAATTGGGGAAAGTAGCTTTTTGTTTAAATTACTTGCACTTATCGCTTGTAAACAACGCATTCCTTCCTTTTCT
This window of the Primulina huaijiensis isolate GDHJ02 chromosome 3, ASM1229523v2, whole genome shotgun sequence genome carries:
- the LOC140972785 gene encoding scarecrow-like protein 22, encoding MRGMPLPFDFEGPGVLDLERVVEKSDFFTDCGTLSFDFFKKNCFLDSSFVEPTSVLDSARISSRPTSSSTLSSSFCGGGGGAPSTDTAEVAAVSDTNPSPKWQQDSTTATSSNVARVDSELLPVPTSLETGIACGGGVVNAEKCSMEDWESVLSESVAVSPTQEQSILRMIMGDAEDTGMENLNKGLQFSGGGSSAAAEFEFSAGFGAVDQSFGGDQFGAHFMPTFQNFPNSSNRSNAENFVLSSIVPKMKPPIFNPQLMMNQHQIQQSQNPSFNIPLTFVPHQEQNLFVAPQSKRLHTGTICGGLDPRGQILKGSYEDTGQHELFISRQQAIPHQLQLLPQYLQHRPIGSGQKPKIDGGDEPGHCLQQQQQAIIDQLYKAAELVQTGNPVLAQEILARLNHQFSPIDKPFHRAAFYCKEALQLLLQTNNNLDLCTTTSSPFSLIFKIGAYKAFSEISPLVQFAHFTCNQALLEAFDGFHRIHIVDFDIGYGGQWASLIQELALRNEGTPSLKITVLASPATHDQIELGLTRENLVQFASEINLAFEFEVMSMDSLNSGSWSQCWHTSDGEVVAVNLPVGSFVNYQLPVPLVLHFVKQLSPRIVVSVDRGCDRTDLSFANHMIHALQSYSYLLESLDAANMNADATQKIERFFIHPGIEKVVTGRFLYPEKTQHWRTMFLSSGFSPVTFSNFTESQAECLIKKTPIRGFQVEKRQSSLILCWQRKELISASAWRC